The following nucleotide sequence is from Mycobacterium sp. 3519A.
GTGCGGACCCTGGTCTCGGCTGAACTCGACGGTTCGCTCGGCATGCACGACGTGCCGACCGGCGGCACCGATGTGGTGCTGCGCGTTCCCATCGGCCGCAAGCCGCGATTGGCTCAGTAACCGCACAGTTTGTGGGCTGACTTTGAAATTGAAGTTTGTGTGATCTATTTCGCATCAATTGCATTTGCACACAGTTACGGCCCCGACAAATTTTGCCGGGGCCGTATCCGAATTCTCAGGTGGCGATCAGACTCCGCTGCGAGCCTTCGTCCGCGCGTTGCGACGCTTCAGTGCGCGACGCTCGTCCTCGCTCATACCGCCCCACACGCCCGCGTCCTGGCCGGAATCCAACGCCCAGGTGAGGCACTCTGTGGTCACCGGGCAGCGATTACAGACGAGCTTCGCGTCTGCAATCTGCGCGATCGCTGGCCCGCTGTTCCCCACCGGGAAGAACAGTTCCGGGTCCTCGTCACGACAGACCGCCTTGTGGCGCCAATCCATAGTCCTAATCTCCTAACTGTGTGCGCAGCAGGGCGCACGAGCTTTTCTTCGGCTGTTAACGCGTGCACTCGAAATGTTTCTGCACTGTTGCTTCCGATGCTTTCACAGGCTGAACAGATGTCAATACTCGCGAGTTAACAAGTGGGTAATCTCACTCACGAGGGTCGTTCGCGGAGCCCTCACTCGTTTGTACTACACTAAACCAACCTGCGCCCTGAATCAGCGGAGCGAAAGCTATTTGCGCAGATCAGCGGGTACTTTTGCAGGCGGGGCAACCACGCCCAGCGCGTCCGGCACCGACGTGAACGTCATCGTCTCCCGCGGACCGAGGTAGTCCCCGTCGATCTGACACGCGACCGGCGTGTCGCTTGTCACCCGCACCCACGGCAGGTCGTCGTCACGTATCAAATGCCTCGCCTCTAACCGCGGTTTCTTGCTCATCATCTGACGCACCAGCCCCAGATTGGCCCAGACGTTCGCACTCGTGGTGGCGAACACCCCGAGACCGGTCTCGAACGTCGTCGTCGGGTTGGTCCACACCGGGCGGGTGTTCGCATACGTCCACGGGCTGGAGTTCGACACGAACGCGAAGTGCACCCCCGAGGCGGGCTCCCGGTCCGGCAGGTGCAGCGTCAGGGTCGGCTCCTTGCGGACGCTGGCGAGCACCTCACGGATCGCGACGCGGATGTAGCGCGACGCCGTCACCCTGCGACCCTTCTCGCGTTGGGCCTCGACAGCGGCCACCACGTCGCCGTCGACGCCCATGCCTGCGGTGAACACGCCCCAGCGTTCCCCGCAGTCCATCAACCCGATGCGCCGCCAGGATTTGCGCCTGCCGTGCGCCGACAGCAGGTCGATGAGTTGATTGGTCGCCTCGATCGGGTCGGGGCTGATGCCCAGCGCGCGGGCGAACACGTTCGCGGACCCGCCGGGCACCACCCCGACGGCAGGCGCGGGCCCGCCGGGTCCCGCCTCGCCGAGAATGCCGTTGACGATTTCGTTCACCGTGCCGTCGCCGCCGTGCACGATCAGCACGTCGACGCCGTCACGCGTCGCATCCCTGGCGATTTCGATGGCGTGGCCGCGGTGGTCGGTGTGCGCGACCGTCAGCTTCACGCGACTCTCCAACGCGTGGGCGAGCAGGTCGCGGCCCGCCGGCGTGGTCGACGTCGCGTTGGGGTTGACGATCAGCACGGCGCGCACGGGATCCGAGCCTAACGGGCCCCTATTACGCTCGACTCGTGATCGTGCCCTCGCCGTCAACCGTCCGCCAGGCCGCTGTCATCGTCTGGCTCGAGGGGGTCGTGCTGGTCGGCGTCGCGGTGGTGCTGGTCGTGCGTCACGTGGCGGGCGTCGAGGACGAACCGTGGCTGAGCGGATACGGCACCGCAAGCTGGTTCGTGATCATGGGCGGGGCTGTGCTCGCCGCCGGGTGGGCGTTGTGGACCGGACGGCGCTGGGGCCGCGGCATCGCGGTGTTCGCCCAGCTCCTGCTGCTGCCGGTGGCGTGGTACATGGGCGTTGGCTCACAACGATGGCTGTACGCCGTTCCGGTGGGGCTCGCCGCGCTGGCGACGCTCGCGCTGCTGTTCAGCCCGGCCACGCTGCAGTGGCTGGGCGCGCCTGAGGATTCGGTCGCCGACGATCACTGAGGAGGGCTGAGCCGTAGGTCTCAGGCCGGGACGGTGAGTTGCAAGCCCAGAGTTGGTATTTCGACAATCCCATCGGACCCGGCGCGCCAGCGCCAGTGCACCGCGGTGTCGACGTCGCCGCAGACGAGTCCCGTCCAGCCTGCGCCGCCAGGACCGCACAGCGCTGCCAGTTGCGCCGCCTCGGGCGTCGCCGGGACCCCCGTCATCACAACCAGCCCGCGCAGGGGCCGCCGCTTCGAGGCGGCGCGCACCGTGCCCCGCGCCGCTTGCGCTTTCACCGGCCGAGGCGCCGGTGGCTCGTCGACCTGCACCAGGCCGGCGGGTATGGCCGGCGGACCGGAGCCGTCGGCGCTACGCAGGATCATGACCGGAATGTTCGGCAGGCTGCGGGCGATCTCTGACAACAGATTCCCGACGACGTCGCGGGCCACCGTCCGGTCACCCGTTACCGCGAGCACTCCGTCAAGCCTGCTGATGTCGACGAACACAGGATGTCGTTCGGCATCGGTGCCGACCCGCACCAGACATGCGGCGGTGCGCGGTCCCGGCTCGCCGCTATGGTGGCCCACCACCGGCTTTCGCCAGCGTGTTGAGTCGATGTGCTGCCAGGGGGAACCGAGAGAATCGGACGCCGGAAGCCAGACCGTGGCCCCTGCGTTGTCGACACGCACCGCGTGTACCGGTGTTTCGGGCCGACGATTCGTGGCGGCCAAGGGGGCGATGATGTCGTACGCGCGGCGCAAGGTGTCGGAGTCGGCGGCGAATCGACGGGACAACCCCCGCCTGAGGTTCAGTCGCCGACGGCGTCTGACCGGTTCACCGAAGCGATACAGCTGGCGGGCGATGACGAGGCCCCAGCGCGCGAGTCGCCGCCGGTAGACGATCACCGCGGTGAGGACCGCGAGCAAGACTGCGCCGAGCACCGCCAAGGCCACGTCCAGGCGGAATGCCAGAGTTGACGACGGCGGTCCGCCGCTGACAGGCCGTCTGGTGTCGCGGGCCAGTCTTACGTCGGCGCCCGTGGCGTCGGAGGGTAACCGCAGGATCCAGCCCGGATGCAGCCGGTCCTGAGGCGTGCTCAAGACCCCACCGTCGGGTTGGCGCAGGCCGCGGTTGAGGGTGAAGATCTCGCCTGCGCGGGCCTGATTGTTCAGCGTGCTGCGTGCGATCGACTGCAATGTCGGCAGTCGGCCACCGGTCTGAGCGGGTGCGGCAACGACGAAGACTTTGATCACGCCATCGTCCGCGTGTGCTGGTGTGGCCGCGAACGCTGCGAGCAGGCAAAGAAGTACCGCGATGATCTGTGGTATGCGCCACAGTTGTTGCAGTGCAGTGCTTTTCGTACGGATACCTCTCACGCCTTACTCGACGGACTCGACTGCCAAACGGTTCAACGGGCACCTGAACCGTTTAGGCGATGTCCCCGTTGGGTGCATGTGGCGGTCCGCGACAGTGGGACCGGGAAGGGACGTGAAGCCATGGCGCGTCGGCACGCCAGCACAGCTGATTTCGAACTCGTCGGGATGGACGACGATCCGACCCCTGGTGATCCCGAACTGATTCAGGCTGTACTGCAACGCTATTCCGACATCGGTGATGCCGCCGAAAAAGCACTCAACGTTCTGAAGAAGGGCGGCAGCATCGATTCGGGACGCGGTTCGGCGATGGACGCGCTGAAGAAGAAGATCGGTGACGACCTGCCGGACAAGCTCGCCAAGACCGTGCAGTCGTATCACGATGCCGCCCAGGCCTACCGCGACTACATTCCGCGCCTGCAAGAAGCGCAGGATACCTTCGACCGCGCCGTGGATGAGGCCCAGGCTGCCGCGCCCGTGGCCAACCAGGCCCCACCCGCACCGGCAGCGGATGCCAGCGACGAAGACAAGTCCGCCGCAGCCAACGCCCAAGACGCGATCGATGAGGGAAAGAGTCAACTCTCAGCGGCCAAAAGTCTTGCGGAACAAGCCAAGACGATGCGTCAGACGGCGCAACGTGCATGCGCTGACGTGTTGGACCGCGCCGCCAAGGAGGCAATCCCCGAGCGCAACATCTTCCAGAAAATCGCCGATTTCTTCGAAGACTTCCCATTCGTCCAGATCCTGCTGGGTCTGCTCATCGCGATCGTTTCGGTGTTCTTCCCCGTTGCCGGGGCGCTGCTGGGCGGGGCGTTATTCCTGGTCAGCGAGTTACCCGCGATAGTCGGCGGCAACTTCAGTCTCGGTGATCTGCTCACCGGACTGATCGGGCTGGTGCCCGGCGGGGCGCTGCTGAAAGCCGGTGGCGGGCTTCTCAAAGCCGGTGTCGACGCGGCGGCCAAAACATTGGGCAAGGGCGCAAAGACCATTGACGGTCCGCTGTCGGGGATCGGATCTTCAGCAACGAAGACCAAAACCGTCGGAGGATTGTTGGACAACACCGCAACGCACACTGCCGCCTCGGTGGTCAAAGAAGTCGGCAAGAACGCCGGCGAGGAAACCGTCAACCAAGCGGTCAGCGGCCAAGGCTTCGACCCCACCGCCATCGTCACCGCCGGAGTGCTCGGCGCGGGAAGCGCCGGCATCAAAGGCATTGCCAAGAAATTCGCTCCGCCCAAAAACGGTGGCCTTGATCAAGGAACCACCGCACGATCATCGGGAGGGTCCGGTCAAGGCGAGGCCGGCCCGAGTTCCAGGGGGCTAGACGACCCGCAGACGCCCCCACCTGATCCGGCGAAAGCCTTCCCACCTCCGAATATCAAGCCCAAACCGGGGGGCGGTGCACTCGACTTTCAGGACAAGAATTTCCCGGACATCGACCTGGTACTGCACAAGACCGATCCTGACGGGTTCGACCCCGCCGTCTTCAAGGTGAAAGGCACCGACAACAAGGTCTTTTTCGACGTCGACGAAAACAAGTTCAAGAAGTTTGAGAACGGCCAGTTCACCGGCGAGGACGCGGATTTCACCCGCTTTCAGGGAGCGCTCCCGACCGATCACTTCTTGGTTCGTGGCTTCGAGGCCACGAATTTGCAGAAGGTGGAAACCGACGACGACTTCCGAGCGCTTCCTGCCAGTGAAACACCGGTACTCGTGAAGACCAGTCTCTTCGATGGCATTCCGGTTAGGAGCAACGTCGACCCGAAGCGGGTCGAGTCAATCAAAGGTGCCATCGGCGAAGGCAAGCCGCTGCCGCCGGTTGATTTGTCCGCAGGTGACCTCAGCATCAATGAGGGTAACCATCGCGTCACTGCCGCAAGGGAACTCGGATTGTCTTTCATTCCGACGCGGATTAATGCCCCGCTTCCGCTGCACGGTGAACCTCCGTCGCCGCCACCGGCGGCTCCGTCGCCGCCATTACCGGTCGCACCACCACCGACACCGGCAACACCGCTTCCTCCGCCGTCGCCACCGCCGGTGCCACCGGACTTCGCCACCACGAAAACACCTTTCGACTTCAACGAGGACCCCGACTGAATAACTAACCGTCGCAACGACTTCCACCTGAGAGGGTGGAGAGCCATCCGCGCCCGCGGATGACCCAACCACAAAGGAGAAACTCCAATGCCCGATTACAAGGTCAACTCGGACGAAACCGCGAGCACGTCACAGGCCCTGCTCAGCGACTTCAGTCAGCTCGAGGACAAGCTCAACGAAGTTCGCAACAAGATCACGAACCTACTGTCCAACGGGTACTCCACCCCGGCCGCACAACAGAAGTTCTCGCCGTTCTTCGAGGAGTTTGCCAAGGGATTCAAGCAGGTCAACCAGGGTCTGCAGGGCATCGGCCAGTACGTCAAGGCCGTCGGCGATGCGTACACGCAGACCGACGACGAACTCGGGAAAAACCTGAACTGACCATCAAACCTCCTCCCGCGCCACGAAAGTCGATGAGCCAATGCGATTGAATGTCAGCGTAAGCGACCCGCGCGACCGCGGAATCTCGACCACTGTCATTGTTGACACCGAACCCGCCGCCAGCGTGGGAAGTCTTGCCGCTGAACTTGTTCGGACCATCGGCTTGGTGGGGCCCAATGGCCGCCCGACACATGTGCCGAGCCTGTACATCGGACCGTACCGGCTCGATCCCGCGGCGACGCTGCAGACTGCCGGAGTTCGGGACGGCACCGACCTCGGACTCGGCGCTCCTCTTCCCTGGGAGCCCGAGCCCGAGGGACGGTCAGAAATCAGGGTGGTGTCGGGGCCCGGTGCGGGAACCGTCTTTCGTGTCATGCCAGGCGATTACGACATCGGCAGTGGCGAAGGGTGCCGGATCCGACTCGCACGCAGCGCCGGCGCTCCACCGCTCGGAGCCCGCGTCAGGTTACGGCTGGACGGTACCGGTGAGATCGTCGAAGCCGAAAACGCTTTACTGGACGGCAAACCCGTACAACCGCAGTCACCATGGAAGCCGGGCAACCAACTCGCGATCGGTGACACCTTGCTGGAACTGGCCGACCGTCAATCCGACCGGGCTCCGCTGACTCCCGCCACCGACGGCCTCGGCTTGGAGTTCAACCGGCCCCCGCGCTTTCTGCCGCCCGCGGCAGGCGGCAAGTTCCGGCTGCCGCAGCCGCCGGTCAAGCCGGCCAAGAGGGCGATCCCGTTGTTGCCAATTCTGCTGCTGCCGATCGCCACGTCGCTGGTCACCGTGTTCACCACCGGCAGGTTGAGCTTCATCGTCATCGCACTGCTCTCGCCGATCGTCGCGTTGATCACCCAGTTCGGCGGACGCAAGCAGACGATCCAAAAGTACGAGGAGGACAAGACGAACTTCGATGAGAAGGTCGCGCAGATCCAGGAGAACATCGACGCCGCGCTGCGAGACGAGCAGCGCAACTTGCGGCTGAGCTTGCCCGATCCGGCGTCTCTGCTCCAGATGGCAACGCTGCCGTCAGAGCGGTTGTGGGAGCGCCGCTTCTCCGACCACGACTTCCTGTCGGTGCGCGTCGGGACGACCGACCTTCCCTCGGCCACCAGCGTCGAGGACCCCGGCCAGGACGAGAACCGACGCACCATGGTGCCGTGGCTCAGTCAAGTGCCGATATCGGTGGACATCCGGCGGGCCGGGGTGGTGGGCATTGCCGGCGAGGACGCCAGCGGCATCGCAGCTTGGATCGCTGCCCAAGCGGCATGCCTGCACAGTCCCACCGATCTGCGGCTGGTCGTGTTGTCGGGCCCTGACGGCGAACAGGATTGGGCCTGGACCCGGTGGCTGCCTCACACGCAGGCACAAGGGGAGGACGGCTACGTGCTGCTCGGCAGCACCACCGACTCGCTGGCCCTACGCCTCGGCGAACTCGGCCAGATCGTCATGGCACGCATGGCCGCGGGTCCGGGGCTGGAACGCAGCGGTGCCGCCGGCTACCCCGACATCCTGGTGATTCTGGAGAAGTCGCGGCGCGCGCGCTCGCTGCCTGGGGTCATCGCGCTCCTTCGTGACGGGCCCGCAGTCGGTGTCCATGTCATCTGCATCGACCGCGAGGAGCGGTTGCTGCCCGAGGAGTGCCGTGCCGTCGTCGTCAGCGGAGCACCCACCAAAGCCATGTCGGCGTTGCGGACAGGCGACTCACCGGCATTGGAGCAGATCCGTACGGATCTACCGGATTTCGGGTGGTACGAACAGCTCGGACGGGCACTGGCCCCTCTGCGGGGCGTGGGGGACAGTGAGGAAAGCGCCCTACCCGGCGCCGTACGCCTGCTCGACGTGCTCGACATCGAACCGCCGACGCCGCAGGCCATTGTGGCGGGTTGGTCGCTCGGCGGGCGAAGCACCACGGCCGTTCTCGGCGCCGGCTTCGACGGTCCGTTTTCAGTCGACCTGGTGCGCGACGGACCCCACGCGCTCATCGCTGGCACGACCGGATCGGGAAAGTCTGAGTTGCTGCAGACGCTGGTGGCCACGCTCGCTGTGGTGAATCGACCAGACGAGATGACCTTCGTGCTGGTCGATTACAAGGGCGGCAGCGCCTTCGCCGAGTGCGCCGATCTGCCGCACACCGTCGGCCTGGTCACCGACCTCGACACTCAACTGGTGGAGCGAGCATTGATCTCCTTGGGAGCCGAGCTGCGCCGCCGGGAGACACAATTGGCGAAGGCCGGCGCCAAGGACGTTCTCGACTACCTCGACAAGCGTTCTCGCGGAGGTGATGTGCTGCCGCCGCTACCGCGACTGATGCTGGTGATCGACGAATTCGCCTCCATGGTGCGCGAACTGCCCGACTTCATCTCCGGGTTGGTGAACATCGCACAACGGGGGCGCTCGCTCGGTATTCATCTGGTGCTGGCCACGCAACGGCCAGGGGGCGCTGTCACACCGGATATCCGCGCCAACACGAACCTGCGGATTGCACTGCGCACCACCGACACCTCCGAGAGCCGAGACATCATCGATGCGCCGGATTCGGGCGATATCTCACCGGCCACCCCCGGCCGCGCTTTCGTTCGCCTCGGGCCCTCAGCGCTGTTGCCTTTTCAGTCCGCGAGAGTCGGCGGGCGCCGGCCGTCCGGTGACGTTGCGGGTGATGCTCCGGTGCCTATTGCCGCAGAGGTGGTGACGTGGAAGGACCTTGGCGGACCCCTGCCAACGCGACGTGCGGGTCGGGACGGCTCTGGTCTGGCCCAGACCGAGGCCATCACTGACCTCGCCGTGCTGACCACTGCCATCGCGCAAGCCTCTGAAATGGCTCAGATTCCACGTCAGCCCAGTCCGTGGCTTCCGCCACTACCGCAAGTGCTGCAATGGGTGCCACCGCCTGCACCTGCGGCAGTAGACACTCGCGAGGCTGCGCTCCCACCAGTGCAATACGGCATGGTCGATCTTCCCGCGCTGCAGAACCGCGCACCGTTGGTGTTCGACATTGACCGGGCCGGACATCTCCACATCGTCGGTTCGCCCCGCAGTGGACGGTCGCAGACACTGCGCACTTTGGCGGCGGCGCTCGCGATGGCACACGGAGCAGACGATGTGCACATATATGGAATCGACTGCGGCAACGGCGCACTCAATGTGCTCGCCGAGCTGCCACACTGCGGCGCGGTCGTCGACCGCAACCAAATCGAGCGTCTCGGGCGGCTACTGGACCGGCTCAACGGCGAACTGACCGCGCGCCAGAGCCTGTTCGGCAGCCGCGGCACCGCTGACTTGACCGAACTCCGTCGCGATCAGGCGCCTGGCGAGCGGCTACCGCACATCGTTGTGATGGTCGACCGCTTCGAGGTCTTCGACCGCGAATTCAGTTCCTACGACAACGGCAGCTACCTGGAGCGGTTGATCCGGTTACTGCGCGACGGCGCCGGCGTCGGCATTCACGCCGTGCTCGCCGGCGACCGCGCGCTGGCCAGCAGTCGGTTCTCCGGCACCACCGACGACAAACTTGTGTTGCGGCTCAACGACCGTCAGGACTATTCGTCCGTGGGTATTCCCACCAAGGCGGCGCCCTCGGACCCGTTGCCGGGCAGAGCAATTCGCACCCAAGATCTCAGCGAGGCGCAGATTGCGGTACTGGGCACAGACTTGAGCGGCACCGCTCAAGCGGACAGTGTGCTCGCACTGGCGCAGGAGTTGCAGAACCGCGAGGCAGCGGTTCCTGCGTCGCGACGTGCGCAGCCACTCGATGTCCTTCCCGACCGCATCGCCTATGCCGAAGCGATGGCGCTGCACCGCAACGAACCGATGCGGCCGCTGGTCGCGATCGGCGGCGACACGCTGACATCCCTCGGCCCTGACCTCGCCGACGTACCGACGTTCGTCATCGCCGGACCACCAAGGACGGGCCGCAGTACCGCGCTGCTGACGGCCGCGGAGTCCCTGTTGGGCGCCGGCTCCGGACTGGTTGTACTGGCACCGCGCCGATCTCCACTACGGAGCCTGGAAGGCAGACAAGGGGTTGCGGCGGTGATCACCGATCCGGAAATCTCCGTGCTCGACTTCCGTGCGGTGCTTTCAAACATCCCGGAGTCCACGGCGGTCATCATCGTCGACGACGCCGAGTTGCTGATGGGTGCCGAAATCGACTCGGACCTCGCGCTACTCGCGCGCGGCGCACAAGGTAACGGCTGGGCGGTGATGGCTGCGGGCAATGCGGAGTCGCTGTCGCTCAGCTTGGCAGGCTGGATGGGTCAGGTGAAACGGAACCGCACAGGCATGTTGCTGTCACCCCAGGGCCTCGGTGACGGGGAAGTCATCGGAATCAAGTTGACGCGCGGGGTGGTCGGCCAGGCTCCGCAGCCCGGCCGCGGGCTGCTGCATCTGGGTGACGGCTCGCTGATCTCGGTGCAGGTGCCGTTGTCCACCGTCGACGCGCCGGAAAGCACCGCGGCCACGTCGAATTGACCGACGCGGCCGCGGTGACCGAAGCGGTTTGTCCTCACCCGGTCAGATCGAGTTGGTTTCCGTCGGCGTCCAGGAACCGGAACGTGCTCGTGATCGCATCGAAGAGGTCGTACACCTCGTTCTTCAACGGCAAGTTGGGACTGGCCAATGTCACCACCAGGAAGTCGTTCGTGGCACCGGGGACCGGCATCATGGTGTGCATGGTCAGCAGTTTCACGTCGACATCAGACGTCAAGCGGGTGACCTCGGTTCCGGTGATGCGCGCGACCGCCCCCACCGCAGGCACCCGAACCGACGTGATCACACGGTCTTTCGGCGCGACGCCGGTTGCAGATGAGACACCCAACTGCGCCGACAGGACGGGCAGCGTCAGCTCCTGGCCCGTGGGTGTGGTGACGGCGAACACCATGCCGTAGGCCATGAAGAGCCCGTCACTGTAGAACGTCGCCGTTCCGGTCGCGAGCAGCGCACCCTGCTTGCGCGCCGCCCGGCTGACCTCTCGCCCCTGTCGGAACATGTCGTTGATCCGCAGCTTCTCCCGGGGGTCGCTGGTCATCGACAGGGCCTGCGCTCGTGTCCGCGCCAACTTCTCACCGCTGAGGTCGGCGTCCTCCCACAGATCGGGCACGTTGAGCAGAAACTGTTGCGCGGTACTCATTTGGCTGCCTTTGCGGCGTCGTCGAACCCGCCACCGTCGTCGAGATTGCTCGCCGCGTCCGCATCTGTCTTCTCAAACGAGTCGAGGATGTTGCCGATCGCGTCGCGTATGCCCTTCACTTCCTTTTTCAGCTGGGTCTTGCCGTCGTTCCACTTCTTTTCGAAGTTCCCTGCAGAACCTCGCGACAGCTCTCGGCCGAACGCCCCGTCGAAGTCGAACGTGTTGCGGTCAATGTCGATGTTGTCGCTGACGAAGCCCAGCATGTCCTGAGCTTCCTTGAGCTCGTTACCCGGAATGTTCACTTCGGATGCCATCGGCGGTCCTTTCTCATTGAGGGGACGACCTTTTCGTCCTCTCGTCATGACGACGGGAGTTCAAGCGGTGGGGTTCATCACGCCGCGGTGATGAACCCCACCGCGGCCTCGACCGTCGAATCGGACATGACAACGATTCCTACACAGCAACTCTCGACGTACCGGCGCAAGACGGCACCGCTCGTTGGCGCTTCATTGTTTCTGGTGTGCGCCGCAGTACTGTCCGGATGCGGCAAGACCGTGTCGATAGGAGACGGCGCCCAGGCATCGACATCCGCCGCGCCCACATCCGCGGCAGCTTCCGTCGATCCCGACGGTGCGGTGCAGGTCCTCGATGGAACCGCTGCGCAGAACGGCAAGTCCGGCAATGGCGGCACGGTGACAGGCAACGCCACCCAGCAGAATCCACCGGAGTGGGTACAGCTGTCGACGACAACGACACCCGGGCTTGCCGGTCCCAACGTGGTGAACATCAACGGTGCCACTTTGTATCGGTTCGACAAGGACACCAAGGGGTCCAACAAGTCGAACTGCAACGGGGACTGCGCGACCATGTGGCCACCGGTGACCATAGAGGAAGGTGCCAATGTCTACCTCGACGGCGTTGATCGTAAGCAGGTGGGGGCGTTCCGGCGCCAGGACGGCGACATTCAGCTGACCGTCGGTGGGTGGGCGCTATACCGGTATTCGGGCGACTCCAACGCCGGCGATCTCAAGGGCCAGGGCGTGGGCGGCACGTGGTTCGCCGTCGGACCGAAGGGGCAGAAGGTGATGGCGGCCTCGTCGATGTCGACGAAAGCATCCCAGCCGCAACAGTATCCACAGCAGCAGAAGCAGCCCCAGCAGTACCCGCAAAACCAAAAGGCAGCTCAAGGCTATCCGCAACAGCAATACCCGCATTACTGATGCCTGGTGGGGTCGGCGCTCACGAGTCGGCGAGTTCGGCGAGCGCCTGCCCTGACACTCGATAGGTGATCCACTCGTTCTGCGGCCGCCCGCCGACGGCGTCGTAGAGCGCGATCGCGTTGACGTTCCAGTCCAGCACCGCCCACGACAACCGGGTGTAGCCGTTGTCCACGCATTCCCTGGCCAGCGTCGACAGCAGCTTGCGGGCGAGTCCACGGCGGCGGAACTGCGGGCGCACGTAGAGGTCCTCGAGGTAGACGCCCGCGACGCCGTCCCAAGTGGAGAAGTTGAGGAACCACAGGGCGCCCGCCGCGGCTTGGCCGTCGACCTCGGCGATGTGACCGTAGACCGTCGGGCGATCGCCGAAAAGGGCTTCCGCCAACTGCTTTTCGGTGACGGTGCAGTCGGCGCTGGCGCGCTCGAACTCGGCCAGTTCGTGGATCATCGCGGTCAGTTCGGTCTCGTCGCCCGGCCGGACGCGCCGAATGGTCTCGCTCATGGCTGCACTCCCAGCGCCGACAGGATCGTGTTGAATTTCGTTGTGGTTTCCGCGACTTCGTCATCGGGGTCGGACTCGACGACGATCCCACCGCCGGAGTGCGCGTCGGCGGTGCGGCGGTCGGCGGACAGCTGCGCGCCCCGGATCGACACCACCCATCGGCCGTCGCCGCGCTGATCGCACCAACCCACCGCACCGGCGTAGAAGCCGCGGTCGCCTTCCAGTTCGTTGATCAGTTCGGCCGCGGCGCTCGCAGGCACGCCGCCGACCGCGGGTGTCGGGTGCAGCGCAATCGCCAAATCCAACGCGGTAGTTGACTTTTCGCGCAAGGTGCCGGTGATCGGGGTGTACAGGTGCCACACCGCCGCGGTCTTGCTCAGCTGCGGTTCCGGTGCGATCTGCAGATCGACGCACAACGGGTCCAGTGCCTCACGCATCGCCTCCACCACCAACCGGTGCTCGTGGCGGTCCTTGGCCGACGCGGCCAGGGCCGCGCCGCTGGCGTCGTCGGCGACCGGGTCGGCGAGCCGTGGCGCCGACCCGGCGAACGGGCGGCAGCTGACCTGGTCGCCGCGCCTGGCCACCAGCAACTCGGGGCTGGCGCCCACCAGGGCGGCACCGGAGTAGCCGCCGCCCGCGGCGGTCAGGTCGACGAGGTAGGCGTTGGCGGTCGGATCGTTGGCCACCAGCCGCGACACGATCGTGCGGGCGTCGAGCGGTCCCTCGGCGACCAACCGCAGCGCCCTGGCCAGCACCACCTTGTGCAGGCCGCTGCCGGGGTCCTGCAACC
It contains:
- a CDS encoding FtsK/SpoIIIE domain-containing protein → MGPNGRPTHVPSLYIGPYRLDPAATLQTAGVRDGTDLGLGAPLPWEPEPEGRSEIRVVSGPGAGTVFRVMPGDYDIGSGEGCRIRLARSAGAPPLGARVRLRLDGTGEIVEAENALLDGKPVQPQSPWKPGNQLAIGDTLLELADRQSDRAPLTPATDGLGLEFNRPPRFLPPAAGGKFRLPQPPVKPAKRAIPLLPILLLPIATSLVTVFTTGRLSFIVIALLSPIVALITQFGGRKQTIQKYEEDKTNFDEKVAQIQENIDAALRDEQRNLRLSLPDPASLLQMATLPSERLWERRFSDHDFLSVRVGTTDLPSATSVEDPGQDENRRTMVPWLSQVPISVDIRRAGVVGIAGEDASGIAAWIAAQAACLHSPTDLRLVVLSGPDGEQDWAWTRWLPHTQAQGEDGYVLLGSTTDSLALRLGELGQIVMARMAAGPGLERSGAAGYPDILVILEKSRRARSLPGVIALLRDGPAVGVHVICIDREERLLPEECRAVVVSGAPTKAMSALRTGDSPALEQIRTDLPDFGWYEQLGRALAPLRGVGDSEESALPGAVRLLDVLDIEPPTPQAIVAGWSLGGRSTTAVLGAGFDGPFSVDLVRDGPHALIAGTTGSGKSELLQTLVATLAVVNRPDEMTFVLVDYKGGSAFAECADLPHTVGLVTDLDTQLVERALISLGAELRRRETQLAKAGAKDVLDYLDKRSRGGDVLPPLPRLMLVIDEFASMVRELPDFISGLVNIAQRGRSLGIHLVLATQRPGGAVTPDIRANTNLRIALRTTDTSESRDIIDAPDSGDISPATPGRAFVRLGPSALLPFQSARVGGRRPSGDVAGDAPVPIAAEVVTWKDLGGPLPTRRAGRDGSGLAQTEAITDLAVLTTAIAQASEMAQIPRQPSPWLPPLPQVLQWVPPPAPAAVDTREAALPPVQYGMVDLPALQNRAPLVFDIDRAGHLHIVGSPRSGRSQTLRTLAAALAMAHGADDVHIYGIDCGNGALNVLAELPHCGAVVDRNQIERLGRLLDRLNGELTARQSLFGSRGTADLTELRRDQAPGERLPHIVVMVDRFEVFDREFSSYDNGSYLERLIRLLRDGAGVGIHAVLAGDRALASSRFSGTTDDKLVLRLNDRQDYSSVGIPTKAAPSDPLPGRAIRTQDLSEAQIAVLGTDLSGTAQADSVLALAQELQNREAAVPASRRAQPLDVLPDRIAYAEAMALHRNEPMRPLVAIGGDTLTSLGPDLADVPTFVIAGPPRTGRSTALLTAAESLLGAGSGLVVLAPRRSPLRSLEGRQGVAAVITDPEISVLDFRAVLSNIPESTAVIIVDDAELLMGAEIDSDLALLARGAQGNGWAVMAAGNAESLSLSLAGWMGQVKRNRTGMLLSPQGLGDGEVIGIKLTRGVVGQAPQPGRGLLHLGDGSLISVQVPLSTVDAPESTAATSN
- a CDS encoding diacylglycerol kinase family protein; protein product: MRAVLIVNPNATSTTPAGRDLLAHALESRVKLTVAHTDHRGHAIEIARDATRDGVDVLIVHGGDGTVNEIVNGILGEAGPGGPAPAVGVVPGGSANVFARALGISPDPIEATNQLIDLLSAHGRRKSWRRIGLMDCGERWGVFTAGMGVDGDVVAAVEAQREKGRRVTASRYIRVAIREVLASVRKEPTLTLHLPDREPASGVHFAFVSNSSPWTYANTRPVWTNPTTTFETGLGVFATTSANVWANLGLVRQMMSKKPRLEARHLIRDDDLPWVRVTSDTPVACQIDGDYLGPRETMTFTSVPDALGVVAPPAKVPADLRK
- a CDS encoding WhiB family transcriptional regulator, coding for MDWRHKAVCRDEDPELFFPVGNSGPAIAQIADAKLVCNRCPVTTECLTWALDSGQDAGVWGGMSEDERRALKRRNARTKARSGV
- a CDS encoding WXG100 family type VII secretion target, which produces MPDYKVNSDETASTSQALLSDFSQLEDKLNEVRNKITNLLSNGYSTPAAQQKFSPFFEEFAKGFKQVNQGLQGIGQYVKAVGDAYTQTDDELGKNLN
- a CDS encoding GNAT family N-acetyltransferase; its protein translation is MSETIRRVRPGDETELTAMIHELAEFERASADCTVTEKQLAEALFGDRPTVYGHIAEVDGQAAAGALWFLNFSTWDGVAGVYLEDLYVRPQFRRRGLARKLLSTLARECVDNGYTRLSWAVLDWNVNAIALYDAVGGRPQNEWITYRVSGQALAELADS